A single window of Aspergillus flavus chromosome 4, complete sequence DNA harbors:
- a CDS encoding plasma membrane iron permease — translation MATDVFAVPIFFICFRECVETSIIVSVLLAFIKQTLGSDTDAFTRKRLIKQVWWGVAVGLFICLCIGGGMIGAFYGYGKDHFASTEDLWEGIFALVAAVIITVMGAALLRVNKLQEKWRVKLAQALAAKPQPQGRMTDKIKQWSQKYFMFILPFITVLREGLEAVVFIGGVSLSFPASAFPLPVFTGLLAGVVVGYIIYRGGNQTSLQIFMVISTCLLYLVAAGLLSRGVWFLENNTWSNLIGGDASETGAGPGSYDIRQSVWHVNCCSPLVNGGGGWGIFNAILGWQNSATYGSVISYNLYWLVVIVWFVMMRYREQQGRWLLIDPLVRRFKTRKTDGCLENPESTAGIGVLSDNKASGNGVMRLQATEV, via the exons ATGGCAACCGATGTATTTGCAGTTCCCA TATTCTTCATCTGCTTTCGAGAATGCGTTGAGACCAGCATCATTGTTTCGGTATTACTTGCCTTCATCAAGCAGACGCTGGGGTCGGACACGGATGCCTTTACTCGCAAAAGGCTTATCAAACAG GTCTGGTGGGGAGTTGCGGTCGGGCTGTTTATATGCCTCTGTATTGGAGGTGGTATGATTGGGGCCTTCTACGGGTATGGCAAGGACCATTTTGCCAGCACGGAGGATTTATGGGAAGGCATCTTTGCTTTAGTCGCCGCCGTCATCATCACAGTCATGGGAGCAGCCCTTCTGCGGGTGAATAAACTGCAGGAGAAATGGCGTGTCAAGCTGGCCCAGGCATTGGCGGCAaaacctcaacctcaaggGAGAATGACAGACAAGATCAAGCAATGGTCACAGAAGTATTTCATGTTCATCTTACCCTTCATTACGGTACTTCGGGAGGGTCTAGAGGCTGTGGTGTTTATCGGGGGTGTTAGTCTCAGCTTCCCCGCAAGCGCGTTCCCTCTCCCTGTATTCACGGGACTCTTGGCTGGTGTGGTAGTTGGTTATATCATTTACCG GGGCGGGAATCAAACCTCACTTCAGATATTCATGGTCATCTCGACATGTCTGCTCTACTTGGTCGCTGCTGGACTTTTGTCCCGAGGCGTCTGGTTCTTGGAGAACAACACTTGGAGCAACCTCATCGGTGGCGATGCCTCAGAAACGGGAGCTGGTCCTGGATCATATGACATCCGGCAAAGCGTATGGCATGTGAATTGCTGCAGTCCTTTGGTGAATGGTGGCGGGGGATGGGGAATCTTCAATGCTATACTTGGATGGCAAAACTCTGCCACCTATGGTTCGGTCATCTCATATAACCTCTACTGGCTTGTTGTTATTGTGTGGTTCGTGATGATGCGATATCGCGAACAGCAGGGGCGTTGGCTATTGATCGACCCCTTGGTTCGCCGCTTTAAGACCCGGAAGACTGACGGGTGCCTGGAAAATCCCGAAAGCACAGCAGGTATCGGCGTATTATCGGACAACAAAGCATCGGGGAATGGAGTTATGCGTCTACAAGCCACAGAGGTCTGA
- a CDS encoding chitinase: MVFSKSVAVAAAVSAVFPLVHAFNAQSKSNVAVYYGQGYNQPRLSHFCQETALDIINIGFVNGFPDQSPANWPGSNFGNQCDGLTYDVGGVKTDLLSGCHQIMEDIPICQAAGKKVLLSIGGSTPDNQELLSTESAIGFAEFLWASFGPVDDTWVAWGGPRPFGNVSVDGFDFDIEHNGGFGYGAMVTRFRELFAEIPDQKFYLSGSPQCHIPDKQLSLAIATSAFDFVWVQFYNNDDCSARNFVAGEGFNFDAWVDIIKFGGNPAAKLFVGLPGSEAAALDGYYLTPDEVKPLVKKYMKLYPDTFGGIMVWEATQSDRNQINGTSYAGNIKRILTELDPTPPAPTTSPSSSTIASSTPILSSTPVIPGTPTPSSTPAQSSSLASSSTPLTSSTPGHSSSLIASSTPIKSSTPVQSRTLIGSSSPARSSTPVQSSTPVHSSTPIVPSSAVQSSTPDHSSTPIVSSSPVRSSTPVHSSVSTHSSIPIISRSTVQSSALAHSSTATATSTPAQSSPLVHSSTPIQSRPPPSSSATAQSSTPARSATTSMPSVPGRSSTPATSRTQSASVTVGHSSSLISSMSSLTSGMLTRSSSAVASGTPSASAILTETISPIPSGSSGNTISSGELTSPGTLTPSTPPATSGAPNLSSSATASENHSSTKPRVSTTSNPTGTPASSTVPAPSTASTSDSSSTSTTNPNQTGQSSPILSHTSHSATASSSAQAANPTTSTGAEPDSGDGTVTSTVTSGIATPSVIPTGTPSEPLTVTTVIVTSYIDICPTGFTTITTTYTTTYCPGTVSATATATNIPSGPGSQTAIPTPPEGWTSTVTVCTHCAPTPTTVTLTLPVTTTTEPVSVPAQQTTNVPPAEDWTTTVTVCTECASTPTTLTLTVPATGAGSNPVNPISTIAVGQISSSSGRESSVIPVVTNTVTSHSQSLSKTSVIAGTGSVHPSSSTLAVRPSTSGSRVPVAPSETQDNVSPIFTGVASQPVRLGHGAATLLALVLAVILLM, from the exons ATGGTCTTTAGCAAGAGTGTCGCCGTTGCGGCGGCAGTCTCAGCcgtctttcctttggtgCATGCTTTCAACGCCCAGTCGAAGTCCAATGTTGCAGTCTACTAT GGTCAAGGGTATAACCAGCCCCGCCTCAGCCATTTCTGTCAAGAGACCGCACTAGATATCATCAACATTGGATTTGTCAATGGATTTCCTGATCAGAGCCCTGCCAATTGGCCTGGCAGTAACTTTGGCAACCAATGTGATGGACTGACCTATGACGTTGGTGGAGTCAAGACCGACTTGCTCTCGGGCTGCCATCAGATCATGGAAGATATTCCCATCTGCCAGGCAGCCGGCAAAAAGGTTCTATTGTCTATAGGGGGTTCTACCCCCGACAATCAGGAACTCCTCTCGACAGAAAGTGCTATCGGATTTGCCGAATTTCTCTGGGCATCCTTCGGCCCCGTGGATGATACTTGGGTGGCATGGGGCGGTCCCCGTCCGTTCGGCAACGTATCCGTCGACGGATTTGACTTCGACATAGAGCACAACGGTGGTTTTG GGTACGGAGCTATGGTCACCCGCTTTCGTGAGCTTTTTGCCGAAATACCTGATCAAAAGTTTTACCTATCCGGGTCCCCTCAATGCCATATACCCGATAAGCAACTGAGCCTCGCAATCGCAACATCCGCATTTGACTTTGTCTGGGTGCAGTTTTACAATAATGATGATTGCTCCGCTCGTAACTTCGTTGCTGGGGAGGGTTTCAACTTTGACGCTTGGGTCGACATTATCAAATTCGGCGGTAACCCAGCTGCAAAGCTCTTCGTCGGCCTGCCTGGCAGTGAAGCTGCGGCGCTTGACGGGTACTACTTGACTCCTGATGAGGTCAAGCCTTTGGTCAAAAAATACATGAAGCTGTATCCTGATACATTCGGAGGTATCATGGTTTGGGAGGCGACCCAGTCTGACCGAAACCAGATCAACGGGACTAGCTACGCAGGCAACATAAAGAGAATCCTGACTGAATTGGATCCTACGCCTCCCGCTCCGACAACCTCACCGTCCAGCTCCACCATCGCATCAAGCACTCCCATTTTGTCGAGTACTCCAGTCATTCCTGGAACACCAACGCCGTCAAGCACCCCTGCTCAGTCCAGCTCGCTAgcctcttcttcaaccccGTTGACATCTAGCACACCTGGCCATTCAAGCTCTCTTATCGCATCAAGCACTCCCATTAAGTCCAGCACTCCTGTCCAGTCGAGAACCCTTATTGGATCCAGTAGCCCTGCTCGGTCCAGCACGCCTGTCCAGTCTAGTACTCCAGTTCATTCAAGCACTCCTATTGTGCCAAGCAGTGCTGTCCAGTCCAGTACCCCAGATCACTCGAGCACCCCTATTGTGTCCAGCAGCCCTGTCCGGTCTAGCACTCCCGTTCACTCTAGTGTATCAACTCACTCAAGTATTCCTATTATATCAAGAAGTACTGTTCAGTCCAGTGCTCTGGCTCACTCAAGCACCGCTACCGCAACGAGCACACCTGCTCAGTCTAGCCCGCTAGTTCATTCAAGCACCCCTATTCAGTCAAGACCCCCACCATCATCAAGCGCAACTGCTCAATCAAGTACCCCAGCCAGATCGGCAACCACCTCAATGCCCAGTGTTCCTGGTCGGTCGTCTACCCCGGCTACATCTAGGACACAATCAGCATCTGTCACTGTCGGTCACTCGAGCTCTCTTATCAGCTCTATGTCTTCGCTCACATCCGGGATGCTGACAAGATCGAGCTCAGCAGTTGCCTCAGGGACACCATCTGCCTCGGCCATTCTGACAGAGACAATTTCGCCAATACCTTCCGGATCTTCTGGGAACACCATCTCTTCTGGGGAGCTTACATCGCCGGGCACTTTAACTCCTTCCACCCCGCCAGCCACTTCTGGGGCACCAAATCTGTCAAgctcagcaacagcatccgAAAACCACTCGTCTACTAAGCCGCGTGTGTCGACAACATCCAACCCAACTGGTACCCCGGCATCCTCCACTGTGCCTGCACCATCTACTGCTTCTACTTCAGACTCGTCGAGCACCTCCACTACCAATCCAAACCAAACAGGTCAATCCAGCCCTATCCTGTCGCACACTTCTCATAGTGCTACTGCCTCCTCGTCGGCCCAAGCAGCTAACCCGACCACATCAACGGGCGCGGAGCCGGACAGCGGAGACGGAACAGTTACTAGTACGGTTACTTCCGGAATAGCGACCCCTTCCGTCATACCTACCGGTACTCCCTCGGAGCCTCTCACTGTCACAACTGTTATCGTCACCTCCTACATTGATATCTGTCCCACGGGGTTCACAACGATCACCACGACTTATACCACGACGTACTGCCCTGGAACAGTATCCGCAACCGCTACAGCCACGAACATCCCCTCTGGACCGGGGTCACAGACCGCTATCCCTACTCCCCCTGAGGGATGGACCTCAACTGTGACTGTCTGTACGCACTGTGCTCCAACGCCAACCACGGTGACTCTTACTCTACCAGTGACCACAACTACTGAACCTGTCAGTGTGCCAGCCCAGCAGACCACTAATGTTCCACCTGCTGAGGACTGGACCACAACAGTCACTGTCTGTACGGAGTGCGCATCGACGCCAACTACTTTGACACTTACTGTGCCTGCCACGGGAGCTGGCTCTAACCCCGTCAACCCTATCAGCACCATCGCTGTTGGGCAAATTAGCAGCTCATCCGGACGCGAGAGCTCCGTTATCCCCGTAGTTACAAATACTGTCACCAGCCACAGCCAGAGCCTTTCGAAGACTTCTGTGATTGCTGGAACAGGCAGTGTACATCCGTCGTCCTCAACCTTGGCTGTCAGACCCTCGACCAGTGGATCACGAGTCCCCGTGGCTCCTAGCGAGACGCAGGATAATGTGTCGCCCATATTCACGGGTGTTGCATCACAGCCTGTTAGACTCGGCCACGGAGCTGCTACTCTCCTCGCTCTTGTTTTGGCTGTAATCCTTTTGATGTGA
- a CDS encoding putative ferrooxidoreductase Fet3 encodes MDGAPSVTQCDIAPGSTFVYNFTVNQTGTYWYHSHARGQYPDGLRQALVIRGPDEPYSGQYDEERVITLSEWYHDPMPTLLKQFISVTNPTGAEPVPKSALMNDTQNLTIAVEPGKTYLFRLVNVAAFASQYFWIEDHTMKIVEVDGVWTEPAEASMIYITAAQRYSFLVTMKNDTNKNYAIVGSMDTDLFDTLPPTLNYNVTGWLVYDNKAERPAPTDISSFDPYDDFKLVPVDGERLLGDPDYTVTLDLTMDNLGDGANYAFFNGITYVMPKVPTLYTALSTGSAATNSTVYGYNTNAFILDKGDVIDLVLNNDDTGKHPFHLHGHNFQVVARSDEDAGHYDANNHSAFPSVPMRRDTIYVKPTGYFVIRFRADNPGVWIFHCHIEWHMDAGLAVVLIEAPLDLQQTLAIPEDHWQACDASDTLKRGNAAGNTKDFYDLTGANTSVSPLPAGFTARGIVALVFSCIAAILGLISIVWYVDLLYHVFPNLCINVLSPVIFHGVAVVY; translated from the exons ATGGATGGTGCTCCGAGTGTAACGCAATGCGATATTGCCCCTGGGTCCACATTCGTTTACAACTTCACT GTAAATCAAACGGGCACCTACTGGTACCACTCACATGCTCGAGGCCAGTACCCAGATGGCTTACGGCAGGCTCTAGTGATTAGGGGTCCTGATGAGCCTTATTCTGGCCAGTATGATGAGGAGCGTGTGATAACTCTATCAGAGTGGTATCATGACCCGATGCCAACGCTGCTGAAGCAGTTTATCAGCGTTACAAATCCTACTGGGGCAGAACCTGTCCCAAAGTCGGCCCTCATGAATGATACTCAGAATTTGACTATAGCTGTTGAACCAGGGAAGACTTACCTATTTCGCTTAGTCAATGTGGCCGCCTTTGCAAGCCAGTATTTTTGGATCGAGGACCATACCATGAAAATTGTGGAAGTCGATGGCGTATGGACAGAGCCAGCAGAAGCCAGTATGATCTACATTACAGCGGCGCAACGCTACAGTTTTCTGGTGACAATGAAAAACGACACAAACAAGAACTATGCCATTGTGGGAAGTATGGACACG GACCTCTTCGATACACTCCCTCCGACTCTGAACTACAACGTTACGGGATGGTTAGTTTACGATAACAAGGCTGAGAGGCCTGCCCCGACTGACATCTCATCATTCGATCCATACGATGACTTCAAACTTGTCCCTGTGGATGGCGAGAGGCTATTGGGTGACCCTGACTATACAGTCACTCTCGATCTTACCATGGATAACCTGGGGGACGGTGCTAATTA TGCCTTCTTCAATGGTATAACATATGTTATGCCTAAAGTGCCAACGCTTTATACGGCTTTATCCACCGGGTCAGCTGCCACAAACTCCACTGTATATGGCTACAATACCAACGCCTTCATCCTGGATAAAGGCGATGTCATCGACCTTGTCCTGAACAACGACGACACGGGAAAGcatcctttccatcttcaTGGTCATAATTTTCAAGTCGTCGCTCGCAGCGATGAAGACGCAGGTCACTACGATGCCAACAACCATTCTGCTTTCCCGTCAGTCCCGATGCGAAGGGATACTATTTACGTGAAACCGACAGGATACTTTGTCATCCGGTTTCGAGCGGATAATCCAG GTGTATGGATCTTCCACTGCCACATCGAATGGCACATGGACGCCGGTCTTGCGGTCGTCCTGATTGAAGCGCCATTAGATCTGCAACAGACACTTGCAATTCCAGAGGATCATTGGCAGGCATGCGACGCAAGTGATACCTTGAAAAGGGGCAATGCGGCAGGAAACACAAAAGATTTCTACGATCTGACTGGGGCGAATACTTCGGTTTCTCCACTGCCCGCTGGGTTTACTGCCCGAGGCATTGTGGCCTTGGTGTTCAGCTGCATTGCCGCAATCCTAGGATTAATTAGCATTGTCTGGTATGTGGATTTGCTATATCATGTTTTCCCCAACCTTTGTATCAACGTGCTTTCACCTGTCATCTTTCATGGAGTAGCTGTTGTGTACTGA
- a CDS encoding putative lipase, producing MSISTLQPPYPLHPSVKDLLDPEYISFYNEYVINQQQVHLQPVEASRTSGVLIPGGGPLLEVGKTEDITIKRRATEGPEILLRAFTPAGETPDGGWPVMLYFHGGGWVLGNINTENPVCTNLCVRGNCVVVTVDYRLAPENPFPAAVHDCWESLLWLISDGPSRLSINTSKMATGGSSAGGNLASIITHKALTLSPPVHFLAQLLSVPVTDNTATVQNNESYRLYEHAPALPAAKMIWYRDHYLPNHGDRTNPEASPLFYEGDWSKLPRALVMVGELDVLRVEGEQYAERLKKAGVEVDLQVMKGMPHPFLAMDKVLKEGKRSITLMCDLLKEVFWS from the exons ATGTCGATCTCGACGCTTCAGCCTCCCTACCCTCTCCATCCTTCCGTTAAGGACCTCTTGGATCCCGAATACATTTCCTTCTATAACGAGTATGTCATCAACCAGCAGCAAGTCCATCTTCAACCCGTCGAAGCCTCCCGAACAAGCGGGGTTCTGATCCCTGGCGGGGGTCCGCTCCTCGAGGTAGGAAAGACAGAGGATATCACGATCAAGCGACGCGCGACAGAAGGTCCAGAGATCCTGTTGCGTGCATTCACCCCAGCTGGGGAGACACCAGACGGAGGGTGGCCGGTGATGCTGTATTTCCACGGGGGTGGATGGGTCCTGGGGAATATAAACACGGAGAATCCGGTTTGCACAAATTTGTGCGTGAGAGGGAACTGCGTCGTAGTCACAGTTGATTACAG GCTTGCCCCAGAGAATCCCTTTCCCGCAGCCGTCCATGACTGTTGGGAATCTCTTCTCTGGCTGATTTCTGACGGACCCTCACGACTCTCTATTAATACATCTAAAATGGCGACCGGTGGCTCCTCAGCGGGCGGAAATCTAGCCTCAATCATCACCCACAAAGCCTTAACACTTTCACCACCCGTCCACTTCCTTGCCCAGCTCCTCTCTGTCCCAGTGACAGATAATACAGCAACGGTCCAGAACAATGAATCCTACAGGCTTTACGAGCACGCACCGGCCCTTCCAGCTGCCAAAATGATCTGGTACCGCGATCACTATCTGCCCAACCATGGGGATCGCACTAATCCCGAAGCAAGCCCGTTGTTCTACGAGGGCGATTGGTCGAAGCTGCCCCGGGCATTGGTCATGGTTGGCGAATTGGATGTGCTCCGAGTGGAGGGAGAGCAGTATGCGGAGAGACTGAAGAAAGCTGGGGTCGAGGTGGATTTACAGGTGATGAAGGGCATGCCGCATCCATTCTTGGCGATGGATAAGGTGctgaaagaagggaagaggtCGATTACGTTGATGTGTGACCTGCTGAAAGAGGTTTTCTGGTCTTAG